In Xanthomonas fragariae, the genomic window GCATGGCCTCGGGGCACTATCCACGAGGTGACAACCCTGCCTCCGACCATGTCAGCTATTCCCGGCGCGAGAAGCGGGCTAGGAAGAAGCTTGGATTCAAGGCCTATGATAGGTCCCGGATCCAAGCCCTGTTTTCACCAGAGGCGCTGGCCAAGCTGTCTGAGCCGGCCCGCTGGGCCTCCCTCCTTGGACTCTATACTGGTGCTCGGGCGTCGGAGGTCGGTCAACTCCTCATCAAGGATGTGTTCGAGGAAGACGGCATCCCATGCATCCGGATTTCGGACGAAGGCGAACACCAGAAAGTCAAAACCGAGGTCAGTCTTCGCACCGTCCCTCTCCATCCGGACCTCCTGAAGATGGGCTTCCTGGCCTGGGTCCAGTCTAAGAGCCTGTTCACGATCTTTTGAGTAGAAGCGCCAAGAAGGCCAGATGGATGAACTGCAAGCTGGTGTTGAGTTTGCGCTCGCAGTTCTTCCACAGCCTTCGGTTTTTCTCCAGCCAGGCAAAACTGCGCTCGACGATCCAGCGCTTGGGCATGACCTTGAAGGTGTGCAGTTCGCTGCGCTTGGCAATCTGCACCGTGAGCTGCTCGCCTAGAATCTCTCGTACGCCTTCGGCAAACGGTACTCCGGTGTAACCACTGTCGCACAGCAGGCTTTGTACATGCGTCAAGTTTGACTGACAGCGCTCCAGCGCCTGCAGCGCACCTTTGCGGTCGGTCACCTCCGCCGTCGTCACCGCGATGGCATGGGGCAACCCCTGGGTATCAACAGCGATATGCCGCTTGATGCCCGACACCTTTTTGCCCGCGTCATATCCCTTTTGCCCGGCTGTGTCCGTGTTCTTGACGCTCTGCGCGTCCACGATCAAGAACCTGCTGAAGATGTTGCGCTCCTGTTTCTGGCGGGCCACGCCAACCTGATTTTTTGAGCGCCCGCTCCA contains:
- a CDS encoding IS5 family transposase (programmed frameshift) — protein: MRQKTYPSDMSRERFEHILPILEQARKRTKPRRVDMYEVWCAVLYVLRTGCQWRALPSDFPKWRTVHAYFAKWGECDDEGVSLLERALKKSQVGVARQKQERNIFSRFLIVDAQSVKNTDTAGQKGYDAGKKVSGIKRHIAVDTQGLPHAIAVTTAEVTDRKGALQALERCQSNLTHVQSLLCDSGYTGVPFAEGVREILGEQLTVQIAKRSELHTFKVMPKRWIVERSFAWLEKNRRLWKNCERKLNTSLQFIHLAFLALLLKRS